From a region of the Rhinopithecus roxellana isolate Shanxi Qingling chromosome 8, ASM756505v1, whole genome shotgun sequence genome:
- the AP1M2 gene encoding AP-1 complex subunit mu-2 isoform X2, with translation MSASAVFILDVKGKPLISRNYKGDVAMSKIEHFMPLLVQREEEGALAPLLSHGQVHFLWIKHSNLYLVATTSKNANASLVYSFLYKTIEVFCEYFKELEEESIRDNFVIVYELLDELMDFGFPQTTDSKILQEYITQQSNKLETGKSRVPPTVTNAVSWRSEGIKYKKNEVFIDVIESVNLLVNANGSVLLSEIVGTIKLKVFLSGMPELRLGLNDRVLFELTGRGKNKSVELEDVKFHQCVRLSRFDNDRTISFIPPDGDFELMSYRLSTQVKPLIWIESVIEKFSHSRVEIMVKAKGQFKKQSVANGVEISVPVPSDADSPRFKTSVGSAKYVPERNVVIWSIKSFPGGKEYLMRAHFGLPSVEKEEVEGRPPIGVKFEIPYFTVSGIQVRYMKIIEKSGYQALPWVRYITQSGDYQLRTS, from the exons ATGTCCGCCTCGGCTGTCTTCATTCTCGACGTCAAGGGCAAG ccGTTGATCAGCCGCAATTACAAGGGCGATGTGGCCATGAGCAAGATTGAGCACTTCATGCCTCTGCTGGtacagagggaggaggaaggtgcCCTGGCCCCGCTGCTGAGCCATGGCCAGGTCCACTTCCTATGGATCAAACACAGCAACCTCTACT TGGTGGCCACCACGTCGAAGAACGCCAATGCCTCCCTGGTGTACTCCTTCCTGTATAAGACAATAGAG GTATTCTGCGAATACTTcaaggagctggaggaggagagCATCCGGGACAACTTTGTCATCGTCTATGAGTTGCTGGATGAGCTCATGGACTTTGGCTTCCCGCAGACAACTGACAGCAAGATCCTGCAGGA GTACATCACTCAGCAGAGCAACAAGCTGGAGACAGGCAAGTCACGGGTGCCACCCACTGTCACTAACGCTGTGTCCTGGCGCTCTGAGGGTATCAAGTATAAGAAGAACGAGGTCTTCATTGATGTCATAGAGTCTGTCAACCTGCTG GTCAACGCCAACGGCAGCGTCCTGCTGAGCGAGATCGTTGGTACCATCAAGCTCAAGGTGTTTCTGTCGGGAATGCCAGAGCTACGGCTGGGCCTCAATGACCGCGTGCTCTTCGAGCTCACTGGCC GTGGCAAGAACAAATCGGTAGAGCTGGAGGATGTAAAATTCCACCAGTGCGTGCGGCTCTCCCGCTTTGACAATGACCGCACCATCTCCTTCATCCCGCCTGATGGTGACTTTGAGCTCATGTCCTACCGCCTCAGCACCCAG GTCAAGCCACTGATCTGGATTGAGTCTGTCATTGAGAAGTTCTCGCACAGCCGCGTGGAGATCATGGTCAAG GCCAAGGGGCAGTTTAAGAAACAGTCAGTGGCCAACGGTGTGGAGATATCTGTGCCTGTACCCAGCGATGCCGACTCCCCCAgattcaagaccagtgtgggcagcGCCAAGTATGTGCCAGAGAGAAACGTCGTGATTTGGAGTATTAAGTCCTTCCCG GGGGGCAAGGAGTACTTGATGCgagcccactttggcctccccagCGTGGaaaaggaggaggtggagggcCGGCCCCCCATCGGGGTCAAGTTTGAGATCCCCTACTTCACTGTCTCTGGGATCCAG GTCCGATACATGAAGATCATTGAGAAGAGTGGTTACCAGGCCCTGCCCTGGGTTCGCTACATCACCCAGAGTGGCG ATTACCAACTTCGTACCAGCTAG
- the CDKN2D gene encoding cyclin-dependent kinase 4 inhibitor D, with protein MLLEEVRSGDRLSGAAARGDVQEVRRLLHRELVHPDALNRFGKTALQVMMFGSTAIALELLKQGASPNVQDTSGTSPVHDAARTGFLDTLKVLVEHGADVNAPDGTGALPIHLAVQEGHTAVVSFLAAESDLHRRDARGLTPLELALQRGAQDLVDILQGHMVAPL; from the exons ATGCTGCTGGAGGAGGTCCGCTCCGGCGACCGGCTGAGTGGGGCCGCGGCCCGGGGCGACGTGCAGGAGGTGCGCCGCCTTCTGCACCGCGAGCTGGTGCATCCCGACGCCCTCAACCGCTTCGGCAAGACGGCGCTGCAG GTCATGATGTTTGGCAGCACTGCCATCGCCCTGGAGTTGCTGAAGCAAGGTGCCAGCCCCAATGTCCAGGACACCTCCGGCACCAGTCCAGTCCATGACGCAGCCCGCACTGGATTCCTGGACACCCTGAAGGTCCTAGTGGAGCACGGGGCTGATGTCAACGCGCCTGATGGCACCGGGGCACTTCCCATCCATCTGGCGGTGCAAGAGGGTCACACTGCCGTGGTCAGCTTTCTGGCGGCTGAATCTGATCTCCATCGCAGGGATGCCAGGGGTCTCACACCCCTGGAGCTGGCACTGCAGAGAGGGGCTCAGGACCTCGTGGACATCCTGCAGGGGCACATGGTGGCCCCGCTGTGA
- the AP1M2 gene encoding AP-1 complex subunit mu-2 isoform X1 has protein sequence MSASAVFILDVKGKPLISRNYKGDVAMSKIEHFMPLLVQREEEGALAPLLSHGQVHFLWIKHSNLYLVATTSKNANASLVYSFLYKTIEVFCEYFKELEEESIRDNFVIVYELLDELMDFGFPQTTDSKILQEYITQQSNKLETGKSRVPPTVTNAVSWRSEGIKYKKNEVFIDVIESVNLLVNANGSVLLSEIVGTIKLKVFLSGMPELRLGLNDRVLFELTGLSGGKNKSVELEDVKFHQCVRLSRFDNDRTISFIPPDGDFELMSYRLSTQVKPLIWIESVIEKFSHSRVEIMVKAKGQFKKQSVANGVEISVPVPSDADSPRFKTSVGSAKYVPERNVVIWSIKSFPGGKEYLMRAHFGLPSVEKEEVEGRPPIGVKFEIPYFTVSGIQVRYMKIIEKSGYQALPWVRYITQSGDYQLRTS, from the exons ATGTCCGCCTCGGCTGTCTTCATTCTCGACGTCAAGGGCAAG ccGTTGATCAGCCGCAATTACAAGGGCGATGTGGCCATGAGCAAGATTGAGCACTTCATGCCTCTGCTGGtacagagggaggaggaaggtgcCCTGGCCCCGCTGCTGAGCCATGGCCAGGTCCACTTCCTATGGATCAAACACAGCAACCTCTACT TGGTGGCCACCACGTCGAAGAACGCCAATGCCTCCCTGGTGTACTCCTTCCTGTATAAGACAATAGAG GTATTCTGCGAATACTTcaaggagctggaggaggagagCATCCGGGACAACTTTGTCATCGTCTATGAGTTGCTGGATGAGCTCATGGACTTTGGCTTCCCGCAGACAACTGACAGCAAGATCCTGCAGGA GTACATCACTCAGCAGAGCAACAAGCTGGAGACAGGCAAGTCACGGGTGCCACCCACTGTCACTAACGCTGTGTCCTGGCGCTCTGAGGGTATCAAGTATAAGAAGAACGAGGTCTTCATTGATGTCATAGAGTCTGTCAACCTGCTG GTCAACGCCAACGGCAGCGTCCTGCTGAGCGAGATCGTTGGTACCATCAAGCTCAAGGTGTTTCTGTCGGGAATGCCAGAGCTACGGCTGGGCCTCAATGACCGCGTGCTCTTCGAGCTCACTGGCC TTTCAGGTGGCAAGAACAAATCGGTAGAGCTGGAGGATGTAAAATTCCACCAGTGCGTGCGGCTCTCCCGCTTTGACAATGACCGCACCATCTCCTTCATCCCGCCTGATGGTGACTTTGAGCTCATGTCCTACCGCCTCAGCACCCAG GTCAAGCCACTGATCTGGATTGAGTCTGTCATTGAGAAGTTCTCGCACAGCCGCGTGGAGATCATGGTCAAG GCCAAGGGGCAGTTTAAGAAACAGTCAGTGGCCAACGGTGTGGAGATATCTGTGCCTGTACCCAGCGATGCCGACTCCCCCAgattcaagaccagtgtgggcagcGCCAAGTATGTGCCAGAGAGAAACGTCGTGATTTGGAGTATTAAGTCCTTCCCG GGGGGCAAGGAGTACTTGATGCgagcccactttggcctccccagCGTGGaaaaggaggaggtggagggcCGGCCCCCCATCGGGGTCAAGTTTGAGATCCCCTACTTCACTGTCTCTGGGATCCAG GTCCGATACATGAAGATCATTGAGAAGAGTGGTTACCAGGCCCTGCCCTGGGTTCGCTACATCACCCAGAGTGGCG ATTACCAACTTCGTACCAGCTAG